The Equus przewalskii isolate Varuska chromosome 5, EquPr2, whole genome shotgun sequence genome window below encodes:
- the LOC103546814 gene encoding olfactory receptor 8S1-like, which yields MGNLTMLLLIRVDFHLHTPMCFFLGHLSFLDLCFSSVTVPKMLENLLSQRKSISVEGCLVQVFFMFITGITEAFLLSVMAYDRYAAICHPLLYCQMISKQRCMQLVWGSWGMGFLDAFINVPLAMKMDFCDSHTIPHYNCELPSLFPLSCSDVSTNLSVMLCLITPQGIVTSLSIFFSYAYILSTILSITSTSSRSKVFSTCFSHLTTVILFYGSGLLRYLMPPSGSSLELIFSVQYSVVTPMLNPLIYSLKNKEVKAALKRTLEKYLQCFWCQNKERG from the coding sequence ATGGGGAACCTGACAATGCTGCTGCTGATCAGGGTTGATTTTCACCTCCACACTCCCATGTGCTTCTTCCTGGGTCACCTCTCTTTCTTGGACCTCTGCTTCTCTTCAGTTACTGTACCCAAGATGCTGGAGAACCTCCTGTCTCAGAGGAAAAGCATCTCAGTAGAGGGCTGCCTAGTTCAGGTCTTCTTTATGTTTATCACTGGAATTACTGAAGCCTTTCTGCTCTcagtgatggcctatgaccgctatgctGCCATCTGCCACCCACTGCTCTACTGCCAGATGATAAGTAAACAGCGTTGTATGCAGCTTGTTTGGGGCTCATGGGGAATGGGGTTTTTGGATGCATTCATAAATGTCCCTCTGGCAATGAAAATGGACTTCTGTGATTCCCATACCATCCCACATTACAACTGTGAGCTACCCTCTCTCTTCCCGTTGTCTTGCTCTGATGTCTCTACCAACCTCAGTGTCATGCTTTGCTTAATCACCCCACAAGGGATTGTAACTTCCCTCTCAATCTTCTTCTCTTATGCCTACATTTTATCCACCATCCTGAGCATTACCTCCACCTCCAGCAGAAGCAAAGTTTTTTCCACCTGCTTCTCCCACCTCACCACAGTGATCTTGTTCTATGGCTCTGGTCTTCTCCGCTATCTCATGCCACCCTCAGGATCCTCCTTGGAGTTGATCTTCTCTGTGCAGTACAGTGTGGTCACTCCTATGCTGAATCCTCTCATCTATAGCCTGAAGAACAAGGAGGTAAAGGCAGCTCTGAAAAGAACACTGGAAAAGTATTTACAATGTTTTTGGTGTCAGAATAAAGAGAGAGGATGA